A genomic stretch from Corynebacterium sp. 21KM1197 includes:
- the rpsN gene encoding 30S ribosomal protein S14, with the protein MAKKSKIAKNEQRKDIVARYAERRAELKAIIKNPNSSDEDRLDAQFELNRQPRDASPVRVRNRDSHDGRPRGYLRRFGLSRVRMREMAHRGELPGVRKSSW; encoded by the coding sequence ATGGCTAAGAAGTCCAAGATTGCCAAGAATGAGCAGCGCAAGGACATTGTCGCCCGCTACGCGGAGCGTCGCGCCGAGCTCAAGGCCATTATCAAGAACCCGAACTCGTCCGATGAGGATCGCCTGGACGCGCAGTTCGAGCTGAACCGTCAGCCGCGCGACGCCTCCCCCGTCCGTGTTCGTAATCGTGACTCCCACGATGGCCGTCCGCGCGGTTACCTCCGCAGGTTCGGTCTTTCTCGCGTGCGCATGCGCGAGATGGCTCACCGCGGTGAGCTGCCGGGTGTCCGTAAGTCCAGCTGGTAG
- a CDS encoding CPBP family intramembrane glutamic endopeptidase, giving the protein MTFYSSRIPVIWWGLLLRAVVAAVMILGANALGGLVSTGLEAWGFATSGARQAVALIGQFFLVALLVVGMVAGWVRWVERGRLRPLLGSALAGGGAFRLGTAIIVPLMVGIYVLRGAVAYANGQLTTEYYAQYPTGAELALSVLYVLTVAYVLQGFPEELIYRGWLMEVTRQCPWLTLTWTTVAFTVIHLISSGGQESWGDRLIYLILPLGMGLLAGALRIVTGSLWAGVATHGGMHVVNNLVPPVVPVTGFDLAGVVLPGVAQAMVAAVILWRWHGRSRARGPILEKPAHEVGC; this is encoded by the coding sequence ATGACCTTTTATTCTTCCCGCATTCCCGTGATCTGGTGGGGCCTGCTTCTGCGTGCAGTGGTGGCGGCGGTGATGATCCTGGGGGCAAACGCCCTGGGTGGCCTCGTGTCCACGGGCCTTGAGGCCTGGGGCTTTGCGACGAGCGGAGCGCGGCAGGCGGTGGCGTTGATCGGGCAGTTCTTCCTGGTGGCGCTGCTGGTGGTGGGCATGGTAGCCGGGTGGGTGCGGTGGGTGGAGCGCGGCAGGCTGCGGCCGCTTCTTGGATCTGCTCTCGCCGGGGGAGGGGCCTTTCGGCTGGGTACCGCCATCATCGTGCCGCTCATGGTGGGTATTTATGTGCTGCGCGGCGCGGTGGCCTACGCCAATGGGCAGCTCACCACGGAGTATTACGCCCAGTACCCCACGGGGGCGGAACTGGCGCTTTCCGTATTGTATGTGCTGACGGTGGCCTACGTGCTCCAGGGTTTTCCCGAGGAACTGATCTACCGGGGCTGGCTGATGGAGGTCACGCGGCAGTGCCCGTGGCTCACCCTGACCTGGACCACGGTGGCCTTTACCGTGATTCACCTGATCTCCTCCGGCGGGCAGGAAAGCTGGGGCGATCGCCTGATCTATCTGATCCTGCCTCTGGGTATGGGATTGCTGGCGGGCGCGCTGCGGATTGTCACCGGCTCTCTATGGGCCGGGGTGGCCACGCACGGCGGCATGCACGTGGTGAATAACCTGGTGCCGCCCGTGGTACCGGTGACGGGATTTGATCTGGCGGGCGTGGTGCTCCCCGGGGTGGCGCAGGCGATGGTGGCGGCGGTGATCCTGTGGCGGTGGCACGGAAGATCGCGGGCGCGCGGTCCTATTTTAGAAAAACCCGCCCATGAGGTAGGGTGCTAG
- the rpsR gene encoding 30S ribosomal protein S18, with protein sequence MKRNNAKRARVEQSRRPKKNPLKAAGIETVDYKDINTLRQFISDRHKIRSRRVTGLTPKQQREVATAVKNAREMALLPFTSR encoded by the coding sequence ATGAAGCGTAACAACGCAAAGCGCGCTCGCGTTGAGCAGAGCCGCCGCCCCAAGAAGAACCCGCTCAAGGCAGCGGGCATCGAAACGGTGGACTACAAGGACATCAACACCCTTCGTCAGTTCATCTCCGATCGCCACAAGATTCGTTCGCGTCGCGTGACGGGCCTGACCCCGAAGCAGCAGCGCGAGGTCGCCACCGCCGTGAAGAACGCGCGCGAGATGGCTCTCCTGCCGTTCACCAGTCGCTAA
- the purH gene encoding bifunctional phosphoribosylaminoimidazolecarboxamide formyltransferase/IMP cyclohydrolase gives MSESRKGIKRALLSVYDKTGLVELATALHEAGVEIVSTGSTAATVAQAGLPVTRVEDLTGFPECLEGRVKTLHPRVHAGILADTRKPDHLAQLEELGVEPFQLVVVNLYPFSQTVASGADFDACVEQIDIGGPSMVRAAAKNHPSVAVVVNPASYDEVARAVAEGGFSIEERRALAAEAFRHTAEYDIAVATWISEGQWVGSSYRLAQELRYGENPHQDAALYVSGGGLAGATQHHGKEMSYNNYQDADAAWRAAWDHSEPCVAIIKHANPCGIAVSQDIAAAHAAAHACDPLSAYGGVIAANREVTLAMAEQIKPIFTEVVIAPAYAEDALELLKTKKNLRILEAEAPERGAKEIKQISGGLLVQRSDAIDAEGDDPASWTLVAGEGSEELLKELEFAWRTVRAVKSNAILIAREGATVGVGMGQVNRVDSAKLAVERANTLGEGNRTEGAVAASDAFFPFADGFEVLAQAGVKAVVQPGGSIRDDEVIEAAKKAGVTMYLTGARHFAH, from the coding sequence ATGAGTGAAAGCCGCAAGGGCATTAAGCGTGCCTTGCTGAGCGTCTATGACAAGACCGGCCTGGTGGAACTGGCCACCGCCCTGCACGAGGCCGGGGTGGAGATCGTCTCCACCGGCTCCACCGCCGCCACCGTGGCGCAGGCCGGGCTGCCGGTGACCCGTGTGGAGGATCTCACGGGCTTCCCGGAGTGCCTGGAGGGCAGGGTCAAGACGCTGCATCCGCGCGTGCACGCCGGAATCCTGGCCGATACCCGCAAGCCCGATCACTTGGCCCAACTGGAGGAACTGGGGGTGGAGCCCTTCCAACTGGTGGTGGTGAACCTCTACCCCTTCAGCCAGACGGTGGCCTCCGGGGCGGACTTCGATGCCTGCGTGGAGCAGATCGACATCGGAGGCCCCTCGATGGTGCGCGCGGCGGCCAAGAATCACCCCTCCGTGGCCGTGGTGGTTAATCCGGCCAGTTATGACGAGGTGGCCCGCGCGGTGGCCGAGGGCGGCTTTAGCATTGAGGAGCGCCGCGCCCTGGCTGCCGAGGCCTTCCGCCACACCGCCGAGTACGACATCGCCGTGGCCACCTGGATCTCCGAGGGGCAGTGGGTGGGTTCCTCCTACCGGCTGGCCCAGGAACTGCGCTACGGCGAGAACCCGCACCAGGACGCCGCGCTGTACGTCTCCGGGGGCGGGCTGGCCGGGGCCACCCAGCACCACGGCAAGGAGATGAGTTATAACAACTACCAGGACGCCGATGCCGCCTGGCGCGCCGCCTGGGATCACTCCGAGCCCTGCGTGGCCATCATCAAGCACGCCAACCCCTGCGGCATCGCGGTGTCCCAGGACATCGCGGCCGCCCACGCCGCCGCCCACGCCTGCGATCCGCTGTCCGCTTATGGCGGCGTGATCGCCGCCAACCGCGAGGTGACCCTGGCGATGGCGGAGCAGATCAAGCCGATCTTCACTGAGGTGGTCATCGCGCCCGCCTATGCCGAGGACGCGCTGGAACTACTCAAGACCAAGAAGAACCTGCGCATCCTGGAGGCCGAGGCCCCCGAGCGCGGGGCCAAGGAGATCAAGCAGATCTCCGGCGGCCTGCTGGTGCAGCGCAGCGACGCCATTGATGCCGAAGGTGATGACCCCGCCTCCTGGACGCTGGTGGCCGGAGAGGGGTCGGAGGAACTGCTCAAGGAGTTGGAGTTTGCCTGGCGCACCGTGCGCGCGGTGAAGTCCAACGCCATTCTCATCGCCCGCGAGGGAGCCACCGTGGGCGTGGGCATGGGGCAGGTCAATCGCGTGGACTCCGCCAAGTTGGCCGTGGAGCGCGCCAACACCCTGGGCGAGGGCAACCGCACCGAGGGCGCCGTGGCGGCCTCCGACGCCTTCTTCCCCTTTGCTGATGGCTTCGAGGTGCTGGCTCAGGCCGGGGTCAAGGCCGTGGTGCAGCCCGGCGGCTCCATCCGCGACGATGAGGTGATCGAGGCGGCCAAGAAGGCCGGGGTGACGATGTACCTCACGGGTGCGCGGCACTTCGCGCACTAA
- a CDS encoding response regulator transcription factor — translation MRVVLIDDHEVVLHGLRLVLETFPDVEVAAATTNGATISALIREHQPDLVVTDAAMPGFSGLDVLRAALPTPVLILTTFGQAALVSSLIEAGASGYILKGVSPEELVSAMRAATSGGLALDPKVARYAHNELTVLTRAERGVAELVARGHTNREIARELFLAEGTVKNHVSALLRKLRARDRTNLALLLARQLGDLGRGH, via the coding sequence ATGCGGGTAGTGCTTATTGACGATCACGAGGTCGTCCTCCACGGCCTGCGCCTTGTGCTAGAAACCTTCCCCGACGTGGAGGTGGCGGCCGCCACCACGAACGGCGCGACCATCTCCGCCCTCATCCGGGAACATCAGCCGGACCTCGTGGTCACGGACGCCGCCATGCCCGGCTTTAGCGGCCTGGACGTGCTGCGCGCCGCACTACCCACGCCGGTGCTCATTCTCACTACCTTTGGCCAGGCAGCCCTGGTCTCCTCGCTCATCGAGGCCGGAGCCAGCGGTTATATCCTCAAGGGGGTCTCCCCGGAGGAATTGGTATCCGCCATGCGCGCTGCCACCAGCGGCGGCCTGGCGCTCGATCCCAAGGTGGCGCGCTACGCGCACAACGAGCTAACCGTGCTCACCCGGGCCGAGCGGGGCGTCGCGGAGCTGGTGGCGCGCGGCCACACCAACCGGGAGATCGCCCGGGAGTTGTTCCTGGCCGAGGGGACGGTGAAGAATCACGTTTCCGCCCTGCTGCGCAAGTTACGCGCCCGCGATCGCACCAACCTCGCCCTCCTCCTAGCCCGACAATTAGGAGATTTGGGCCGGGGGCATTAA
- a CDS encoding type B 50S ribosomal protein L31 codes for MKKDIHPDYHPVVFQDAGTGQKFLTRSTATSNRTVEWEDGNEYPLIVVDVTSESHPFWTGAQRVMDTAGRVEKFQRRFGGMARRKKKTQA; via the coding sequence ATGAAGAAGGATATCCACCCGGATTACCACCCGGTGGTGTTCCAGGACGCTGGCACTGGCCAGAAGTTCCTGACCCGTTCCACCGCCACCAGCAACCGCACCGTGGAGTGGGAGGATGGCAACGAGTACCCGCTCATCGTGGTGGACGTGACCAGCGAGTCCCACCCGTTCTGGACCGGCGCTCAGCGCGTCATGGATACCGCCGGCCGCGTGGAGAAGTTCCAGCGTCGCTTCGGTGGCATGGCCCGCCGCAAGAAGAAGACCCAGGCTTAA
- a CDS encoding S1C family serine protease, which yields MNNNTGNGNANHNDQNWGWEQPRREDDTLVIEQPPQEKEPREKKRASFGVLPTVALMTVSAIAAGAVTGVVVSRQQEDAQVVNSLNQPNMQQTAKREAPAGSVEQVAQSVLPSVVSIQVASMMGGEEGSGAIISSDGLVLTNAHVAGDRNSQLQVTLNDGTTHPADLVGADAATDIAVIKIRDVKDLPAIPFGDSDQVQVGQSVIAIGSPLGLSSTVTTGIVSALDRPVRASAAGGESSLIDAIQTDAAINPGNSGGPLVDMSGNLIGMNSVIASLSTSTEQAGSIGLGFAIPSSFAKRVADQLVREGKASQPMLGVSVMRDDLGVVPQTPVKGAVINSVVPDGPGARAGLKEGDVVTKLNDRLIDSADSLIAATRSHDFGETVTLEVLSQGESEPHAVEVTLTES from the coding sequence ATGAACAACAACACTGGGAACGGGAACGCCAACCATAACGATCAGAACTGGGGGTGGGAGCAGCCCCGCCGGGAGGATGACACCCTGGTGATAGAGCAGCCCCCGCAGGAAAAGGAACCACGGGAAAAGAAAAGGGCGTCCTTTGGCGTGCTGCCCACCGTGGCCTTGATGACGGTCTCCGCGATCGCGGCGGGCGCGGTCACCGGCGTGGTGGTGAGCAGGCAGCAGGAGGACGCCCAGGTGGTGAACTCGCTCAACCAGCCGAATATGCAGCAGACCGCCAAGCGTGAGGCCCCCGCGGGGTCGGTGGAGCAGGTGGCGCAATCCGTGCTGCCCTCGGTGGTATCTATCCAGGTGGCCAGCATGATGGGCGGGGAGGAGGGCTCCGGCGCGATTATCTCCTCCGATGGCCTGGTGCTCACCAACGCGCACGTGGCCGGGGATCGCAATTCCCAGTTGCAGGTGACGCTTAATGACGGCACTACCCACCCCGCCGACCTGGTGGGCGCGGACGCCGCCACGGACATCGCCGTGATCAAGATTAGGGACGTGAAGGATCTCCCCGCCATTCCCTTTGGGGACTCCGACCAGGTGCAGGTGGGTCAATCCGTGATCGCCATTGGCTCCCCGCTGGGGCTTTCCTCCACGGTGACCACGGGCATCGTCTCCGCCCTGGATCGCCCGGTGCGAGCCTCGGCGGCGGGAGGGGAGTCCTCCCTGATCGACGCGATCCAAACCGACGCCGCCATCAACCCCGGTAACTCGGGCGGGCCGCTGGTGGACATGAGCGGCAACCTCATCGGCATGAACTCCGTGATCGCCTCGCTGAGCACCAGCACGGAGCAGGCCGGTTCCATTGGTCTGGGCTTTGCCATTCCCTCCTCCTTTGCCAAGCGCGTGGCCGATCAACTGGTGCGCGAGGGCAAGGCCAGCCAGCCCATGCTGGGCGTGAGCGTCATGCGCGATGACCTCGGCGTGGTTCCCCAGACCCCAGTCAAGGGCGCGGTGATTAACTCGGTGGTGCCCGATGGCCCCGGTGCACGGGCCGGATTGAAGGAGGGGGACGTGGTGACCAAACTCAACGATCGTCTAATTGATTCCGCAGATTCCCTCATCGCCGCCACCCGCTCCCACGACTTTGGGGAGACGGTGACCCTGGAGGTGCTCTCGCAGGGGGAGTCCGAGCCCCATGCGGTAGAGGTAACGCTCACGGAAAGCTAA
- a CDS encoding helix-turn-helix domain-containing protein encodes MAGAVGRPRKNSPRRRGNTAREEILDAASELFTVQGFATTSTHQIADAVGIRQASLYYHFPSKAEIFLTLLKSTIEPSADLAEYLGATEASAPQRLWSLVAAESRLLLSSRWNVGRLYQLPIAASEEFAEYHAQREGLRTTFEGLAADIVGAQDPRCMLPFHIAMSVIEMRDNTGVAPHQGEGLPPTAVMLADAALDVLHTPLPEERVERTLELLSARSAAHP; translated from the coding sequence ATGGCAGGAGCCGTGGGACGACCCCGGAAGAACAGCCCGCGCCGTCGCGGCAATACCGCGCGCGAGGAGATCCTCGACGCCGCCTCGGAACTCTTTACCGTGCAGGGCTTTGCCACCACCTCCACCCACCAGATCGCGGACGCCGTGGGAATCAGGCAGGCCTCCCTGTACTACCACTTCCCCTCCAAGGCGGAGATCTTTTTGACCCTGCTCAAGTCCACCATCGAGCCCTCCGCAGACCTCGCGGAATACCTTGGGGCCACGGAGGCCTCTGCCCCGCAGCGGCTGTGGTCCCTGGTGGCGGCGGAATCCCGCCTGCTGCTCTCCAGCCGGTGGAACGTGGGGCGTCTCTATCAACTCCCCATCGCCGCCTCGGAGGAATTCGCGGAGTACCACGCCCAGCGCGAGGGACTGCGCACCACCTTTGAGGGACTGGCGGCGGACATCGTGGGGGCCCAGGACCCCCGCTGCATGCTGCCCTTCCACATCGCCATGTCCGTGATCGAGATGCGGGATAATACCGGCGTGGCCCCCCACCAGGGCGAGGGCCTGCCCCCCACCGCCGTCATGCTGGCGGACGCCGCCCTCGATGTTCTGCATACCCCCCTGCCCGAGGAGCGCGTGGAGCGCACCCTCGAACTGCTTAGTGCGCGAAGTGCCGCGCACCCGTGA
- the rpmB gene encoding 50S ribosomal protein L28, whose protein sequence is MSAICQVTGRKPQFGKSVSHSHRRTSRRWNPNIQRRRFYLPSEGRTITLNVSTKGLKVIDRDGIEAVVAKIRARGEKI, encoded by the coding sequence ATGTCGGCTATTTGCCAGGTCACGGGACGCAAGCCGCAGTTCGGCAAGTCCGTCTCGCACTCGCACCGCCGTACGTCGCGCCGTTGGAACCCCAACATCCAGCGTCGTCGGTTCTACCTGCCCTCCGAGGGCCGTACCATCACCCTGAACGTGTCCACCAAGGGCCTGAAGGTCATCGACCGCGATGGCATTGAGGCTGTGGTGGCCAAGATTCGAGCACGTGGGGAGAAGATCTAA
- the rpmF gene encoding 50S ribosomal protein L32: protein MAVPKFRKSRANTHARRSQWKANNVALQEVTIDGQTVRIPRRLVKAAQLGLVDVEQF from the coding sequence ATGGCAGTACCTAAGTTCCGCAAGTCCCGCGCCAACACGCACGCGCGCCGCTCGCAGTGGAAGGCCAACAACGTTGCCCTCCAGGAAGTGACCATCGACGGCCAGACCGTGCGTATCCCGCGCCGCCTGGTCAAGGCCGCTCAGCTCGGCCTGGTGGACGTGGAGCAGTTCTAA
- a CDS encoding sensor histidine kinase codes for MPSVSRRHLHALFVAGLVLYIFAFLPHPSAGLALAIPLAGFWGLWATGRYPRAASLAFSLVALLGYFAANWVSSVAMLILAVLTLLLSLGNRAALGYCGVVVGVTAGAHLYAGSGTGRAFTEALAVSVLLGFGYAFAAQVRHGMVLNRRLHRHIATQQDLLLSRERERMARSLHDSLGHRLTAVLLRLDFCRRTLPPHAQLDRARAMTAQALDDMRATVRALTPVELREGDLTQALRTLAESFSATALRVQVSTLNTMQPPEPVALLALRFTQEALANVVCHSNAHSAHISLDIRDDGSPPPLPPATASPPCAAAPGNSAGRSPRTPRRRASRSAWRCHAGSAY; via the coding sequence ATGCCCTCCGTTTCCCGCCGCCACCTGCACGCGCTCTTCGTGGCGGGCCTTGTCCTATATATATTTGCTTTTCTTCCACACCCCTCCGCAGGTCTGGCGCTGGCGATTCCCCTCGCCGGGTTCTGGGGTCTGTGGGCCACCGGGCGCTATCCTCGCGCCGCAAGCCTAGCGTTTTCCCTGGTTGCGCTCCTGGGATACTTCGCCGCCAACTGGGTATCCAGCGTGGCCATGCTCATTCTGGCCGTCTTGACCCTGCTGCTGAGCCTGGGTAACCGAGCCGCGCTGGGGTACTGCGGGGTCGTGGTGGGGGTAACGGCGGGCGCGCACCTCTATGCGGGCAGCGGCACCGGGCGCGCATTCACCGAGGCCCTGGCCGTGTCCGTGTTGCTGGGCTTCGGCTACGCCTTTGCTGCCCAGGTACGTCACGGCATGGTGCTCAACCGGCGCCTGCACCGGCACATCGCCACGCAGCAGGATCTTCTACTATCCCGCGAGCGCGAGCGCATGGCCCGTTCCCTCCATGACAGCCTGGGGCACCGCCTCACCGCCGTACTGCTGAGATTGGACTTCTGCCGCCGCACACTGCCCCCACACGCCCAGTTAGATCGGGCACGCGCCATGACGGCCCAGGCCCTCGACGACATGCGCGCCACCGTCCGCGCTCTCACCCCCGTGGAGTTGCGCGAGGGAGACCTCACCCAGGCGCTGCGCACCCTCGCGGAATCCTTTTCCGCCACCGCGCTGCGCGTACAGGTCAGTACCCTCAACACCATGCAGCCGCCGGAGCCCGTGGCCCTGCTCGCCCTGCGTTTCACCCAGGAGGCCCTGGCCAATGTGGTGTGCCATAGCAACGCCCACTCCGCACACATCTCCCTGGACATCCGCGATGACGGCTCCCCACCTCCTTTACCCCCGGCTACGGCATCTCCTCCCTGCGCCGCCGCGCCCGGGAACTCGGCGGGGAGGTCACCACGCACGCCTCGCCGCAGGGCTTCACGCTCAGCATGGAGGTGCCATGCGGGTAGTGCTTATTGA
- the rpmG gene encoding 50S ribosomal protein L33, translating into MARNDVRPIIKLKSTAGTGYTYVTRKNKRNNPDRITLKKYDPVARKHVEFREER; encoded by the coding sequence ATGGCACGTAATGACGTTCGTCCGATCATCAAGCTGAAGTCTACGGCTGGCACTGGTTACACCTATGTCACCCGCAAGAACAAGCGCAATAACCCGGATCGCATCACGCTGAAGAAGTACGATCCGGTAGCCCGCAAGCACGTCGAGTTCCGCGAGGAGCGATAA